The following nucleotide sequence is from Eschrichtius robustus isolate mEscRob2 chromosome 10, mEscRob2.pri, whole genome shotgun sequence.
AAATCCTATCCTTCTGTAAAGTTCTCTTTGCACACTCCCTCCCCCTGTGACTGCCGGTTTTTCAATATAAAACTAGAATTTTGCGAAGTCTAGAAAGGAGGTTGAAGGACTCGACCAACTGAAACATGTTcacatggaaaaggaaaggagatgATTTGTGGAACTCGAATTTCTCAAACTCCTGTCCCCAGGTCTTAACATCAATTcctgttttggaaattaatccatgTTTTGCGTTAAAGTGAAAAACATTTCCACCCTCTCGATTTTTGACATCTGCTAAGAGTAAAGGAAAGGAATGggacctcatttttaaaaatccttgggACTGAAAACAGTCTTCAGATATTTCAAATCTAAGCTGTGCAGCATGACCTTACAATCTcactacacattttaaaattactgtttaGGGAATGTCTAAAAAGTGAACTTACCATTCCATTAGTTGTCATATTGCTTGAAGTGAGGAGAAAGGAACTAATGGGTCCTTAAAGCAGTTACTACTATCTTCTCACGTTCTATTTTAAAGATGCACATATTACTTTTTCTCCTTACACAGAACGCTCTTGCTTTAAACCTGGAATTACTTGAatacaaaaatcaaaattttagaaagcaagtggggacttccctggcggtccagtggttaatactccgcacttccactgcagtgaGGGTGGGTGGTGGCGCGGGTTCATTCCCGGTCGAGAAacagattcccacatgccacgcggcgagggtcaaaaaaaaaagggaaagctgTAAAACGAAATGATTGGGATATACTGACTATTATGATTGTTTACCTCCCGTTAATgtggacttttaaagcactgataAAATTcacaacttaaaagcttttttttggTCCAGTTATGTTAGACAGCAGCCTTAGGTAAAACAGTTAAGTGGGAACACTTTTGAGGTTTTAGGGTAttgacacccccacccccaccacgcACACCCATCATCTAGTTTTCACGGTCTCCTCTCACCTCATCAGACATTTGTGGTGTATTAGGCATTTACAGCATTCTCTCTCCAGAGAGCCCATAGATGTACCCCAGCTCAGGAACAAAGGCAGAGACCAGTCTTACTTCAGGGACTGGCAGCCAAAACTGTCTGAACGTCCCTCATTTCCTTTGACAAAGCCCAAGAATCTGGACCCACCCCACCTCAGCAAATATCACCTCTTTCTCTATAGCCACCAACCCTATTTCATGACTCTCGGATAATATTAGCTTGCATTTATCGAACACTGTGCCACTAAGCACTTTATATTCGTTACCTCCGTTAATTCTCACAATCCTATGAGCTACGTATTAtggccatttcacagatggagaattGTTTAGGTTAAAAAAGTAGTTTGCCAAAATTCAAATCTAGGTCTGTCATACTTCAAAATTCTCCAGGTGCCTAATTCCAAGTCATATGGTAGATTTTCCAGTTCCTCATGTACAAGAGTGTAGGGAATTGCTAGAAATGTTTACCAAGGGCTTCTTAATTAAGGGATACTAATTAAGATAAAGAGGTGCAGGTGAGTAGAAGAAACCTCAGCCATAGGTCATGGAGAGGCCAAATTGACTGAGATCTTAGCTAGTATGAAAGTAGAATCAGGTGCTTGAACTTTTAGAATATAGATAAGTGAGAAGAAAAACTGCCTTTCAATCCCACCATCCAGAGAAAACCTATTACAGTAATATCAATACTCTGTAGTGGggtttttctatttattcatctatacttttaaattttattttaaataaacttaaaattgtGACTATACtgtacctaatgtccttttcttttttctctcattaaCAATAAATAATTGTAGGGAATGTACAAGAATTGCATATCTAAAATCTCAACTTCATATCTCTGTCCACAATGGCTTAGATGGCCTGCTCATGAACTTGCAGGAGGTGAAACAGAGATTCTAATGTAAAAGGAAttccaaaccataaaaaagaacacagcAGAAGTACAAACACCAACAGCaataacagctaccatttattaagcacttcctaagtcttaaatatttactaaatacgTTACATAGACAGTACTCATAGTAGCCCCAGGAAATCCTGACAGATGTATTTGTTCTTAAATTTTGGATTAATAACTTGCTGAGTAGAAAGGTTTTCTTCTACCCTACAAAAAGCCTGACATTAAAGACCAACATtgcaattaatataattaaccctAGATTTACAGAACTGTTTTCTTACAATGTATACCTACTGCTAAATAACTGTTCTCaaagctgttttctttttctcgttTAAAGATTAATTTTGCTTCCCTTTCATGATCACAATAGAATTCTCTTTAATGCTACTATATAATCTATTAAGAACTTCTCCAAAATAGAAATCTATTTAAGCCCCACTTTGAATCAGGGCTTCTCTTCTTGTTGAACTGCTTTGCAGGAAAAAATGGCATacatacacaatgcaatattctgCTCAAATACATAACACTGATTGACTCCCACAAATATTATTTACTATTTGTCAAACACTGTTACAGTATGCTACACGCTACCAATGTTAGATGTACCAGGATGTGCTTTTCGGTAACCATGGTCCTTAGAGTCCTGGATAACTTGAAAAAAAAGAGACTGGTCTAAGACTTCAAAGTTTTAACTCTCAGCTGGACACTTTGGGAACTAGAATATGGATATATCTCAGTCTTGGGAGGACATTATTAAAAAGTTCATATGTATTATGGAGAAAACTTCCCACATCCATTGTAATATCTCAAATCTCTTTTCCAATTTCAGCATCCTCCCACTACTATGAAAACTAGGAGTATTATCAAGGAGGAATAAGCCTGCCACTATATTCTTCACCCACAATTCCAAAGATGTTTGTCCTGGAAGTTCTCCTATCCCATCTTTGTGAGCTCTTAGCATCTTGTGGTAGGCAGCATGACATCTTGACACCAAGTATACTGCTTGCCCAGCATCAATAATTCAGACAAATAGCAACAATTTATATACTTCACATCAACTAGAGGAAAGGTGACAAACATTTTAAGACAACAGAAGCACAGGTTATCACCAAGGTCTGTGTTTAAGAGATAAAACATGCAAGGTAAACAGAGGCTATAACACTGACTAATCCTGGAGAAACATGGGGAAGGCATATAAACTGCTTAGCAGGAAGAGAACAGTTCTCTCGATCATAATGGAATCCACTCACAACACTTGTTCGGAGTTACTTTTATGGTGGATGATATTCAAGTAATATTAAGGTGCTTCAGGCAAAATTTAGCAACTCCTGTAAGGCTTCCTGCTGCTCATCATCAAGCTGGGAAATGCATTCCAACCATAATTCTTCAGAAGTCTGTACCTGACGCACGACATTAGCTAGGCGTTTGGCACAAGGATCTTCATAGTTAATAGTCTCATTCATTTTTCCTTCTGCAATTACACTGATTATTTTTGGAAGATTGGAATTATTTGGACCAAGTACAACTGGGTGGTTACTTTCaattaagtcacagagaaaactcAAAGTCTGAATAGCTTCCTCTTTATCCTCATGCAATGGAAGCCATGACAACCAGTGTGGAAGAACTTCATCTACATTTACACAGTTAGGCTTAAACCTCAAAATCTTCCCTACTGCTGAGATACAGTTCTCTGTagcaatgacattttttttggttttggaatTTGCACACTTAATAACTTTTACCAGCAGCGGAACAGCTTCTGAACATAAAGAACGATAATCATCTCCACCAAACTGTGCCATAACACCCAGGCCATAAGCAGCAGCTTGCCTGACTTCAGGGTTGTTGTCTCGCATATTTAGTAGCATTGGCCACCGAAAATATTCTACATATTTAAATGAGGTTGGACTGCAGTGTTCTATGATATCATCAAATATGCACAATCCCCACTGTCTGTCTGGCCATGGCCTATTAGAACAAATTAGATTTACAATTAATGGAAGCAGCTGTTCAAACCACGGTAAAATCTTTTCCTTGTAAGTACTAAATAATGAGTGCAAAATATCTGATACTTTGGTCAGAATATAAACATCACATTCATCCTCGTCTTGCAGAGACATTTCAACCTGTTGGTCATAGTTTTCTTCCTGTCTTTTAACCTGTCTcagttcttggtttttaaagtgcCCTTCAAGTTTTGCTTTCAGTATTTCTCCCAGTTCTTCCAACTGTTCATCATTGAGGCACCCATCTCCCATTACTTCAATGGACTTTGCAAAAGAATTCATTATTTCTGAGAGTACATCTGTATCAGGTTCAGTCCCAATAGCCTTGATTAAGGGATCACATATGAATTGCCACATCTGTGCAAGATACTCTGGGCCACGAATTCTTGCACATTCCAGGAGAAAAGGCATGGACTCTGCTGCTGCCACTCGAACATTGTCATGGAAATAAAATTTCAGTAAAGGAACCATCAGTTTTACAACTTGTTCTGTATACTCCACGAATCCTTCCCTTAACTCCTTAGCATAATAAACCAACATCTGGCAAGCAGTTGCTTTTGCTTCAAGCCCTGAAGTCTTAATTCCAAAACTCTGCTggtctccaagatttacaaattGCCATCCATCATCATCACTCATATTCTCCACGTCTTGTGTGTCCAAGAGAGCAACGTCAGGTTTAGCTGAAGCAGTCTTAATAAGAGGCTCAATAACCAGTGGAAGGTACTGTTGAAAATCATTTCCAAGGATTTTACACATTCTGGCCCACGCTGAAACGATGTAAGAGGTCTGAGGGTCATCATCTTCCATATTATTTAAGTCTGATTGTGTTTTTAACAACAGTTGCATCACATTTGATACATCTTGCATAAATTTTTCCTTCCCAACAGCAAGACCAACATGGCTAATGCATTCGATAGTTTTTCCTTTCAGAAGTTTGAGTTCCTTTTGAACAGCAAGCTCAACAATATGCTTTAGTGAGGGCATAAATATATCATAGTATGGAAcaaatttttcttctattgtaTCTGCAACTGAGGCAATGGTTGTCACAAGCTGTTCCAAGGCCAACTTAGTCCCATTGCGAATCAACTCTTGAAGTTTAATCACCAAGATGGAATGTAGATTTCTCACCATACTATCCAAATGTAGAACTAGCAATGATTTGGGGCagtcttcaataaaaataataagcgcAGAAGCTGCATGTGACTGCACACGCTGATTACCTTGATTTTCCATGGTACGCAACAGAGCTGCAATCACCGTTTCATGGAATTTCTTTTGGAAGTTAGGTGCAAAATCTGTAGCCATCTGTCCAAGTGTAGTACAGGCTGCAGCCCTCACCCTTGGATGAGGATcctgaagaaaaagcaaaacagagtTAACTGTTTCGTCTAGAATTGATTCCATTTGCTGATGGCATCCTTCTCCAATAGCAGATAAGGCCATTAATCCAGCATGTCGATATTTCCAGTCAGGGCTCTGAAGCATCTGCATGATATGCTCCTTAGTCATTGGTAAAACAAGTTTTCCACCGAGCCCACAAGCCAGTCTGTCTAGTGCACTCTCAGCAGCAACTGCATTGCTGTCAAAATCATCTTCTTCCATTTCATCAGCATTTACCCAGTCCTCATCATCTTGTAGATCAACCATCATTGCCAATATATGAGGAACTGCCTGTGCAAtaatatttgtatgttttttcAACATTGGGGTTGCAGTTTCAGACAAGGTCACTATTACTTCAAGAGCCAGCTGGCGTTGCAGATTACTAAGTCTAGAGTCTCCACATAACTTTAGACTCAATTGCAGAGTATCTTCTAAATAAGGACCCAAATATTTAGGTACAGTATCTGCAATCTCAACAAGGGATTCTAGCACTGAATCATCATCCTGGTAGCATGAATCATTCACAGCCTGTAAGATTCCAGGAAGCAAGTCTGCAAAGTCTTTGAAAAGAGCAATATTATTCTCATTAGCAAGTACAAATGCAGCTGCAGCTCTAGCAGATAATGTCCTGATTGCTGGATGTTCTTGATCTTGAATACACTGGTCCAACAACCGTTTGATGATATCCAAATCGTGCCGATCTTGGGTCCCAAAAATCCCAGGAAAGTGCCAGAAAACGTGAAGTGCAACTTCCCACAGAACCACATTTTTAGAGTAGATTGAATCAACAAGGAACTTCAGACCTTCGGGCCAGTGGTTAGTGCCATCCTCATCTATCAAATTCCTGGCCAGCACTGCAAAAATATCACAAAGTTTTTTCCTCATACTAGCATGGGTTTCTAACTTAACAGCCAGTATCAGTTCAATCTTGACGTCCCTCTGAACATCAGAAGGCAGATTTGGATAGACTTCCTCAAACCCAGAGGACAAAAGCCGTCGTAGCAGGGCGGCAGCCATTTGTCTCACCTCATAACCTGCTCTTCTATTTCTGACGGCATCTAAGAGGAATGTAGTCTTACACAGACCTGGGATATTTTCATAGATTTCCTCTGCTTGCCTCCGCACCATACAGCTTGGATTGATGAGGTTCTTCAGAAGCTGGTAAAACTCTTGCTTTCCCGACACGGTCGCCTGTACTCCGGCAGACCCGCACGCCGCCATCGCGTTCTGTCAAAGCGACCGCGACGGGGCAGGAGGGCGGGGGTCTGCGGCTCGAAGCAGTGACGTCAACGAGGCGCCGGCGGGGATGGGCGGGAGCGCTTCTTCCTCCCCTGCCTGGCCCTCGGTCTGGGCTCTGGGAAGGTGGGAGCGAGGGTCgctctccatctgttttccaATCAGATGAAAATGTACctacagaggagaaagaaaatgaaagaaaagtatGATATTGATTGTATTAGAATGGGATTATGGATGATTCTTTTTGCCTTAATTTCTAAACTATCTCTATTGTTGTTACACTGATAATTTTAAAGCAGAGAGTACTCCTTGAAAAGCCGATAAGTGAAAGAAGAcgatcacaaaaggccacatgttgtatgattccctTTATATGAAAGGTCTTAAATAGGAAAATCcatacagaaagtagattagtgtttgGCAATGGCTAAGGGGAAGGGAGATAGAGAATGACGGCTGTCAGGGGGGTTCTTtctgggtgatgaaaatattgtagaattgattgtggtgatagttgcacaactctgtgattaTACTCaaaactattgaattgtacaATTTAGATTGGTGAATTGTACGGTATGTGaataatacctcaataaagctgttcatCAAATAAGTACAATAAAAGATAAAGACAATGATTACTACCCCACTATTAGGTGCGCAGACTCAGGTGTGTGTCGGAATCACTTGGCCTGTGGATTATAATAAAGAATGAGAAAGACAACTGAGTAAAGCATGATGAAAAGTGACCTGGGCTAGTAATCAGGAGACTAGAATCCTGGTCTTGTCTCTAAACTGATTTTGTATCCCTGGTCATGTCACTCAAGATTTTCTTTGCAAACTGTAAAATGCCTTCACAGTTTTTCTTTTAGTAGGAAGCTGCTGAGATTATTCTAAGAAATAAATGCCCCCGAGGCTaaatattgtttctttaattCAAGCAGGTGTGTCAATCAAAAATAATGATCATTCCTCTAACAATGATTAGATCTTACTTTTGTATTGGCACCTTGCCATTCTGTCATTTTGACCATTATACAGGTTTGCAAGGTTGGTAAGATAGGTATAATACTAATTTTAGGTGAGAAATGGAAACTCAGGGCTGACTTTTGGTGGATGAATCTTTATTAACTATTTGAAGAAAGAGAAGTTTCTAAGTAAAGGGAAGAGCTGTGTTCAAATGCAGAATGGTCTGAGAGCCTAGTGTGATGAGTTCTGTCAGTATTTTTTGCTGGAGCATTGGGTATGGGACTTGAGGGTCTTGGGGATGACATAGGAGGCAGGAAAGAGGAAGACAAGAGTTATATAGAGGCCAGATCATGAAGAGTCTTATATTCCATGTTAAGAaatttggctttttttcccccctaaaggTAAAGGGGAGCCTTTTAAGGATTTTACTCAAGGGCTGTGAAATAATCCATTTTAAGAAAGATTACTTTGATGGCAATGCAAAAACTGACATGTGAAGACTGGAGGCATTTAGGAGGCCAATAACCTAGTTCAATTACGCTGAAAGCCTAAATCACAGCAGTggtggagggaaagaaaagagggcAAGGCTTGCAGGTCTTAAGAAGTCATATCAATAGCACCATAgaggggaaggagaagcctaggAAATCTCCCCAAGTTTTGGCCTGGGCATCTTGTTGGAGGTGCTGCAATTTACCTATTGCTTCACCTACACATGTATAAAGAACAGAATTAATGCAGACCAAAAGACTGCTAACTCTTTCTGGAGGAAAAAGAGGCTTCCCTAAGAAGGTGAGTCCCCAAATCCATTTTGTTCTCTAGTTGCTCCCACACTCTATGGTGATGGTCATTGTTACAACAGTAAGAGTTAAACTGAATCcattttaggaaaaatatttatgttcttttattttagaaaaacatacaCAGATTTAAAATCTTAAGGTACTTCCTCTCTGGATTTCATAATTCTATTCTATTTACCTTTTGCATTGTTACTTCCCTTTCTCCCCCCCTAAGAAGCACACATAATAACCAAGATTTCAAGACTGGACTTGAAGACTTGGTTAGAGTTGAACAACTTTATgaaattttgtaattaaaattggCTTTTAAAATAGTTTGCACTGTTGAGAGGCCATTTAAGAATGTTTCCATAAAGTGACTCAACAGTAGACAATTCGAGTGTTTATTAGCAGCTTACTACATGAAGAAAGTGCAAAATAAGTTGCAAATTTCTTCCAAGATCTGAGAGATTTAGAGTCAAATGAGGGGGGTAGAATTAAATTGGACATAGGGGGTAGAATTAAATTGGACATACTTGACATTTTTCAAGCATAatccagaataaataaaaatacagaaaacaaaaaatactatgAAGTCTCCTACCGACCTAAGATGGAACAATatgaatatcaaaaagaataatgccTTCgatgaattaaaaaaactttaaatatatcaacAAAAGTTCTGAGTTTCTAATACTAACAAAAGCCACCAACGCATTGATCATCTTTGGAGGATGCTGAGTCACCAACTGAAAATTGATAAAGAGGAATTATCAAgatttttcctgccttttctgtACAAACTGTATTTCAGGATAACCAAATAGTTATCCACTTCTTCTTGATAGAATTCCAGATAAAAAGAGCACAAAAATGCTAAAATCAGAAAATTGCTGTGTTGTCACCCCAAATGAAATAATGAACGTAGGTAACAGTaaccaatggatgctaaaaccatTAAATGAAACATTGACTGGGAATTTAATAATAGAGGGATAAGGATGAAACCACCTGAAGTTCCTGATTAATCTTAATATTCTTAAAAGTGGGATAAACCAGAAGTGTCATTTACGTGTTGTCTTTCGGCTTCACATTCATACTTTCTCTAATTTGTTCTCTGATTCTGAGGTTAGGCTCTGGAAGCAAAATTTCTCCTTTCTCAGCTGGGTCCCTGATCATTTCCACCAATAGGAGCTGCTAGAGATTGGAGGATAGAAAAGGGACAGAAAAGAGATTGAtccttcttgtttttccttttcttgtctggaTTGCCCCAGCAGTGGCCCTTCCTCCTGGTGACAGcaatttcctccctcttgcagcCCAATCTCTTCTCTCTGCAGATATACCCACAGTAGCCTGGGGGCACTCCTTTCTCAGAGGTTTCAGCCATAGCTCTGAACTCAAAGATACCAGTTCTGTTTTGTTCCTTCAGCTTTAGGGATGGTAGCAGGTCCTTCAGTTACCATCTTTTGATTACCTCAGTGCTATTTATTCACTCCTTCAGGTCTCTCACACCTTTGTAACCAATCTCTTAAATCTCCTCTTGAAGTACTTAGTGTGGTTTCTATTTTCCCACCTGGAATTTGACTCATTCATATACCAGGCATTAAGTGATGCAAAAACTGCGAAGTATTTTTATCTTAAATCAGGTTTATTAAGGTATAACTCATGTGCAATAAAATTCACCAATTATAAGTGTTTAATTAGGTAAGTTTTGACAGTCAAGTGACTATGACCACAATcatatatagaatattttcattaccccaaaaagATTCTTTGGGTCCCTCAGTAGACAATCTCCTTTCCGCACCCCTGGCTCTAAGCAACTACTGATCCGATTTCTCTTGCTATAGCTTTGTctcttctagaatttcatataaatggaattattcagTATGaagctttttgtgtctggctgcttTTACTTAGCACAATGCTTCTGACATTCGTCCACTCTGTTGcatgtttgttcctttttattccatcatatgaatacaccacaatttgtttatgcattcaccaatcaacagacatttgggttgttcccagttttaggctattatgaataaagctcctaTGAATATATGAGTACAAGTTTTTGTGGGAAAATATGTTTTCATGTCTCTCAACAAATACTAGGAGTGAAATGGCTTGGTCAAATAGCAAGTGTAggtttataagaaactgtcaaatgctttccaaagtggatgtactattttgcattctgaCTGAAACATATGAAAGTGCCAttagctccacatccttgtcagcatgtGGGATTATCAGTCTTTTAAGTTTTAGTCATTCCAGTGAGCATGTCTTGGTATCTGATTGtgattttagtttgcatttccctaaatacTAACAGTGTGgattatcttttcatgtgtttatttgccatttgtgtatcttctttggtgaggtctttgttcaaatcttttgcccatttttcaaaaaATCTAATTATTTTGTCCTCTTGCTATTGAGTTTCaaaagttctttaaatattctggatactagtcccttatcagatatatgctttcaaatattttctccttttctttttcttaaccatgctttttgaaaatcaaaagttattaattatatttaagttcaatttatcatttaaaaacttttaaggtTTCTGCTTTTTAtgtcctatttaagaaatctttacccAACTCAGGTTCACAAATATTGCCTCTAATGTTTTCTTctataagttttatagttttaagtttaaagactttacatttagatctaggATCTATTtcaagttgatttttgtatatggtatgaggcaTGGGcagaagttcatttctttttgcatATGAGTTTATAGTTGTTCCACTTTTATCCCACTGATTTGCCATCTTTGTTgaatattaattgaccatatacatGTAGTCTTATTTCTGAAccttctattctgttctattaatCTATATGTGTATCCTTATTCCAATGCCGCACTGACTgtattgattactatagctttactATAAATCTTGAACCCAAGTAGTTATAGTCAGTGATTCTAAAGATCACTGAACACTGTAATTTTTAGAAAGTACTCTCTAGCCTTTAGTAAGTTTAAGATATTTTTAACCTAATTAAAGTCcatacatatttgtgaatttgagTATAATTGGGTACTTTTTGCAATCTATACACattgtgcatttaaaaattaaataacggaccagaaaaaatgaaaaacaaatttcttctttatttgttttcaatGTAAACTTATTGATTTAGAATAATACCTCAACTTTTTCACCCAGATCAtctccctcccctccaaaaaatagCTGAGAAGAAAGGTATTTCTGACACTTTGGGCTGTAACCTGAAGCAGCTTatgttttaacttaaaatttgaaTGTAAATATGATGTTCCAGTTGctaatattttcaagttttttcatatgaaattgttttctctctaagctttccatttccttcatttattcaaaaaatatttaatgagtacctactatgttccaggcactgtgctgggacactggggaaaaaatagtgaataaaacagaatgcCTACCTTCATGAAGTTTACAATCAACTTTGGAACTCCTTAGCTCATGCCAGGAGGACCAGCCATGTTTAACCTGTGGTTTTATGGATTTCTCAGCATATTACCCCTTACGTCCAAGTATATGAGAAGCACAGCAGTAAAACACTGTTATCATCTTTAAGAATTGCATGGCAATAATTCAGAATATTAAAAGTTGAATAAAAACATCATGAATTGGAGAGAACAGAAAACTCACTATGTGAGTACTGAACTCACTTCTTTACCAGATGGTTGAAAATATGTACATTAATACTTGCAGGTATTAACTGATTTAATTTCATAACAAATAAAGGAGGATACAgataggttaaaaaaattttaaatacagattAAATAACTGAGAGGAAAGTTATAATAATGATGGAGGATATCAACCATCCAGACATTTCATGTCATTTTGTTCTCCTAAAATTAGAATGTTTGGCTCCAACTCCCAGGGTTAGACAGAGGCCAGTAGAAACAATGCCCAGGGCAGAAGTGGTGAAGAATGAGAAAAGAACCAAAGTAGGAATCAGACTGGGCCCCACTACTCCAAACAATTAATTATAAACTATATTAGctgtaattttaataaaaaagaccAAGCAGACATAGTAAACTAAACATATTATCTTACAAAGATAAAACACTCAGAAGAGTGTCTCTTTtatactgctactactactactatcacggttataagaatgaaaatatatCTGATTAATTAGAGACAATATTTTGTACAGTTTCTTGTATAATAggcaaaatataaattataaaaaggacCTGTCCCACTGGGTAGTATACTTGGTAAAATCATCTTGAAAGATGACAAAACATTTTTATCTGCATTTTCAGTTGGTGTGAGAGGTAATCCTGACTTTTTAAGTAAGTTTCAGAAGTTGTACAGTCAGgaagaagtaataataataatgatataataaagaataaatatttttccattgaatTAGAACTCTTGTTAGTGTAAAACTGTCATTAGTGTACTCATCTTTTTAGTAGCCATTATAACATTTTGCATAATTTATCACTGTGTGTCtacttttaaaagatttatgaAAATCTGATATATTAGAATTATGAAGAGTCTAATTGGTTAAACTTATgctagggtgaccaaccatcctggtCTGCCTAGGACTGGGGTTTCTTGGAATGAGGAGTTTCAGTTCCAGGACAGTCCCAGGCAAAGTGGAACAGTTTGCGTAACTTTCAATCACTTTTTAAGTATTGGAAAAATATCATTTGTAAAAAGTCATTAACTATAAAGGTTAAATTAGATTCAAGTTAAGCACTTTTGATAATAATCCTTTATAAGTGATGCTATGTACTTCATATGCATTTCATTAAGTATACATAATGTTTGGTTGTCCTACAGTTATTGTTACTAAGCTTTAAGTAGTGATTGCCTGATCTCTCCATTTTGTTTTTCCCGTTGAGACAAATAAGTTATCTTTGGGGTAATACTTTAACAACCTTCAAACTCTCCTTGCCTAAATCAGATATTTCATCAGGAGTGGGGAAAAGGTTACTATTCttctaattccatcatttctTCTATGTTTGTAAGCTGGCATTTTTCTGTAATAAAGAGCTCTCCCTCATGACCTGAGGCTATTTGGCAACT
It contains:
- the RANBP6 gene encoding ran-binding protein 6 isoform X1, with the protein product MAACGSAGVQATVSGKQEFYQLLKNLINPSCMVRRQAEEIYENIPGLCKTTFLLDAVRNRRAGYEVRQMAAALLRRLLSSGFEEVYPNLPSDVQRDVKIELILAVKLETHASMRKKLCDIFAVLARNLIDEDGTNHWPEGLKFLVDSIYSKNVVLWEVALHVFWHFPGIFGTQDRHDLDIIKRLLDQCIQDQEHPAIRTLSARAAAAFVLANENNIALFKDFADLLPGILQAVNDSCYQDDDSVLESLVEIADTVPKYLGPYLEDTLQLSLKLCGDSRLSNLQRQLALEVIVTLSETATPMLKKHTNIIAQAVPHILAMMVDLQDDEDWVNADEMEEDDFDSNAVAAESALDRLACGLGGKLVLPMTKEHIMQMLQSPDWKYRHAGLMALSAIGEGCHQQMESILDETVNSVLLFLQDPHPRVRAAACTTLGQMATDFAPNFQKKFHETVIAALLRTMENQGNQRVQSHAASALIIFIEDCPKSLLVLHLDSMVRNLHSILVIKLQELIRNGTKLALEQLVTTIASVADTIEEKFVPYYDIFMPSLKHIVELAVQKELKLLKGKTIECISHVGLAVGKEKFMQDVSNVMQLLLKTQSDLNNMEDDDPQTSYIVSAWARMCKILGNDFQQYLPLVIEPLIKTASAKPDVALLDTQDVENMSDDDGWQFVNLGDQQSFGIKTSGLEAKATACQMLVYYAKELREGFVEYTEQVVKLMVPLLKFYFHDNVRVAAAESMPFLLECARIRGPEYLAQMWQFICDPLIKAIGTEPDTDVLSEIMNSFAKSIEVMGDGCLNDEQLEELGEILKAKLEGHFKNQELRQVKRQEENYDQQVEMSLQDEDECDVYILTKVSDILHSLFSTYKEKILPWFEQLLPLIVNLICSNRPWPDRQWGLCIFDDIIEHCSPTSFKYVEYFRWPMLLNMRDNNPEVRQAAAYGLGVMAQFGGDDYRSLCSEAVPLLVKVIKCANSKTKKNVIATENCISAVGKILRFKPNCVNVDEVLPHWLSWLPLHEDKEEAIQTLSFLCDLIESNHPVVLGPNNSNLPKIISVIAEGKMNETINYEDPCAKRLANVVRQVQTSEELWLECISQLDDEQQEALQELLNFA
- the RANBP6 gene encoding ran-binding protein 6 isoform X2, with the protein product MAACGSAGVQATVSGKQEFYQLLKNLINPSCMVRRQAEEIYENIPGLCKTTFLLDAVRNRRAGYEDPHPRVRAAACTTLGQMATDFAPNFQKKFHETVIAALLRTMENQGNQRVQSHAASALIIFIEDCPKSLLVLHLDSMVRNLHSILVIKLQELIRNGTKLALEQLVTTIASVADTIEEKFVPYYDIFMPSLKHIVELAVQKELKLLKGKTIECISHVGLAVGKEKFMQDVSNVMQLLLKTQSDLNNMEDDDPQTSYIVSAWARMCKILGNDFQQYLPLVIEPLIKTASAKPDVALLDTQDVENMSDDDGWQFVNLGDQQSFGIKTSGLEAKATACQMLVYYAKELREGFVEYTEQVVKLMVPLLKFYFHDNVRVAAAESMPFLLECARIRGPEYLAQMWQFICDPLIKAIGTEPDTDVLSEIMNSFAKSIEVMGDGCLNDEQLEELGEILKAKLEGHFKNQELRQVKRQEENYDQQVEMSLQDEDECDVYILTKVSDILHSLFSTYKEKILPWFEQLLPLIVNLICSNRPWPDRQWGLCIFDDIIEHCSPTSFKYVEYFRWPMLLNMRDNNPEVRQAAAYGLGVMAQFGGDDYRSLCSEAVPLLVKVIKCANSKTKKNVIATENCISAVGKILRFKPNCVNVDEVLPHWLSWLPLHEDKEEAIQTLSFLCDLIESNHPVVLGPNNSNLPKIISVIAEGKMNETINYEDPCAKRLANVVRQVQTSEELWLECISQLDDEQQEALQELLNFA
- the RANBP6 gene encoding ran-binding protein 6 isoform X3, with the protein product MAACGSAGVQATVSGKQEFYQLLKNLINPSCMVRRQAEEIYENIPGSSSKGEGCSLYYTWTDGYRFCT